A DNA window from Coffea arabica cultivar ET-39 chromosome 6c, Coffea Arabica ET-39 HiFi, whole genome shotgun sequence contains the following coding sequences:
- the LOC140003965 gene encoding protein trichome birefringence-like 16 — translation MKGGFYGLKVAQVSLILIGFVCLAVLMLAWTKTTLLTSLDPPESDLSYLTPEIPFSIREAAGTKDVSQNTSSLRVDEKDFVSPLSSKDLEFSAIQSSAENEHHQYVNSTQRQDCNFGKGRWVIDDARPLYSGLGCKQWLSSMWACRMTQRTDFEYEKLRWRPKDCDMEDFTGPKFLTRMVNKTLAFVGDSLGRQQFQSMMCMITGGEERPDVLDVGKEYGLVKARGARRPDGWAYRFPSTNTTVLYYWSASLCDLEPLNVSNPATDFAMHLDRPPAFLKRFIHKFDVLVLNTGHHWNRGKLKANRWVMHVGGVPNTNRKIAEIAGAKNFTVYSIVGWVNSQLPRYPGLRAFYRSISPRHFFNGDWNTGGTCDNTTPLSAGMEVVEDESIDPVAAGAVKGTGVKLLDITALSQLRDEGHISRYSIKATPGVQDCLHWCLPGVPDTWNEILFAQI, via the exons ATGAAAGGAGGCTTTTATGGCTTGAAGGTTGCACAGGTCTCTCTCATCCTCATTGGTTTCGTATGCCTAGCTGTTCTTATGTTGGCATGGACAAAAACTACGTTGCTCACCTCTTTAGATCCACCTGAGAGTGATTTGTCATATTTGACACCAG AAATTCCTTTCAGCATCAGAGAAGCTGCTGGTACAAAAGATGTTTCACAAAATACGAGTAGTCTAAGAGTGGATGAAAAAGACTTTGTTTCACCGCTGAGTTCTAAGGACCTGGAATTCTCTGCCATACAGTCTTCTGCTGAAAATGAACATCATCAATATGTGAATTCTACACAAAGGCAAG ACTGTAACTTTGGAAAAGGTAGATGGGTTATTGATGATGCTCGACCTCTGTATTCTGGATTGGGTTGTAAGCAATGGTTGTCATCTATGTGGGCTTGCCGCATGACTCAGCGCACTGATTTTGAGTACGAGAAATTACGTTGGCGGCCAAAAGATTGTGACATGGAAGATTTCACAGGTCCAAAATTTTTGACAAG GATGGTGAATAAAACTCTGGCTTTTGTTGGGGATTCATTGGGTAGGCAGCAGTTCCAATCTATGATGTGCATGATCACAGGAGGAGAAGAGAGGCCTGATGTTCTTGATGTGGGAAAGGAGTACGGTCTTGTCAAAGCTCGTGGTGCTAGACGCCCTGATGGTTGGGCTTATAGGTTTCCGAGTACCAACACTACCGTCCTTTACTATTGGTCTGCAAGTCTCTGTGACTTGGAGCCCCTTAATGTCTCTAATCCGGCAACTGATTTTGCAATGCATCTGGATCGGCCACCAGCATTTCTGAAGCGTTTTATTCATAAGTTTGATGTTCTTGTCCTAAATACAGGACACCATTGGAACAGAGGGAAGCTTAAGGCCAACCGATGGGTCATGCATGTTGGTGGTGTGCCTAACACCAATAGGAAGATTGCTGAGATTGCAGGTGCCAAGAATTTTACTGTGTATAGTATCGTTGGCTGGGTAAATTCACAGCTTCCCAGGTATCCAGGCTTGAGAGCATTCTATCGGTCAATATCACCAAGACATTTCTTTAATGGAGATTGGAATACTGGAGGAACCTGTGACAATACCACTCCTCTGTCTGCTGGAATGGAAGTTGTAGAAGATGAGTCTATTGATCCCGTTGCTGCTGGGGCAGTTAAAGGAACTGGTGTTAAGCTCTTAGACATCACAGCTTTGTCTCAGCTGAGAGATGAGGGTCATATATCTCGGTACAGTATTAAAGCCACACCAGGAGTGCAAGATTGTTTGCACTGGTGCTTACCTGGTGTTCCAGATACATGGAATGAAATTCTTTTTGCACAAATCTGA
- the LOC113692789 gene encoding uncharacterized protein isoform X1 produces MAEEFARAVEDGLRLSKRIYFGKDRAVAPPKPITPMDKTPQQMYLPTAVMIYAVIGDPAIVDNPDVPSYQPHVHGRCDPPALIPLQMNGVSLEVDCFLDTAFVTVSGSWRVHCVMGSRACDCRIVIPMGEQGSILGVEVEVPKKSYSTQLISMDDERNAEKGAKAEDVCFLKPHIFTLTIPQVDGGSNLSVKVKWSQKLSYHDGQFTLNIPFSFPDYVTPAGKKISKKEKIHLNVNCGPETEVLCKTTSHPLKELRRQAGQLGFSYESEVLTWSSCDFIFTYNISTSQMYGGALLQSPSLFDVDRREAFCFYLFPGNQSRKVFKKTLIFIIDISGSMRGKPLDDTKNAILSSLSKLDSEDLFNVIAFNGETYIFSSTLVPATTEAIEKVTEWINMNLIAGGSTNILLPLTQAMEMLSDTKSSVPIIFLITDGAVEDERRICDVMKHRLMDKRKMFPRIYTFGIGSFCNHYFLRMLAMIGRGHHDASYDADSIDVRIEGLFTRASSIILANIALENVGDLDEFEVYPSRIPDLSSVSPLIVSGRYQGTFPDALAVSGIFADISNFSADLKVHHAKDIPLHKVQAKQEIELLTAEAWFAENKELETKIAKLSLQNSVISEFTHLLLLETDMVNKKQQVPKKVDPQRAEDPKAQKIIVKRNLGVGFGNLTATADNIPPGSDETKHLEAAEIIVKAASNCCGKLCDYCCCMCCIKVCSRLNDQCAVVLTQLCGSLACLGCYTCCGACCPGQDG; encoded by the exons ATGGCGGAGGAGTTTGCGAGGGCCGTGGAGGACGGCTTAAGGCTTTCTAAGCGAATCTACTTTGGGAAAGATAGGGCTGTTGCGCCTCCCAAGCCGATCACGCCCATGGACAAGACGCCCCAGCAGATGTATTTGCCCACGGCCGTCATGATTTATGCCGTCATCGGCGACCCGGCTATCGTCGATAACCCTGACGTTCCCAGCTATCAGCCTCACGTGCACGGCAGGTGCGATCCTCCCGCGCTCATTCCGCTCCAGATGAACGGCGTTTCGCTGGAAGTTGATTGCTTTTTGGACACGGCTTTCGTTACCGTTAGCGGCTCCTGGCGAGTGCATTGCGTCATGGGTAGCCGCGCCTGTGATTGTCGTATTGTAATTCCTATGGGTGAACAG GGTTCAATTCTAGGTGTCGAGGTTGAGGTGCCCAAAAAATCATATTCTACTCAATTAATTTCTATGGACGACGAAAGAAATGCAGAGAAGGGAGCCAAAGCTGAAGATGTGTGCTTTCTAAAGCCGCATATCTTCACTCTTACCATACCACAG gtTGATGGGGGATCAAATCTTTCTGTTAAGGTTAAATGGTCTCAGAAATTATCATATCATGATGGCCAGTTCACCTTGAATATTCCCTTTAGTTTCCCTGACTATGTCACACCTGCTGGAaagaaaatttctaaaaaggaaaagatacaCCTAAATGTGAATTGTGGTCCAGAAACAGAGGTTTTGTGCAAGACAACCAGCCATCCTCTCAAG GAGCTAAGGCGCCAAGCAGGACAGTTGGGTTTCTCATATGAATCAGAAGTTCTTACATGGTCAAGTTGTGACTTCATCTTTACGTATAAT ATTTCTACCAGTCAAATGTATGGTGGTGCGCTTTTGCAATCTCCATCACTGTTTGACGTTGATCGACGAGAAGCTTTCTGCTTCTATCTTTTTCCCGGAAACCAGTCTAGAAAG gtcttcaagaaaacattgataTTCATCATAGACATAAGTGGAAGCATGAGGGGAAAGCCTCTTGATGATACCAAGAATGCTATTCTTTCATCTCTGTCAAAGCTTGACTCTGAGGACCTATTTAATGTAATAGCATTCAATGGTGAAACTTATATATTCTCATCAACACTGGTGCCAGCTACCACAGAAGCTATTGAGAAAGTCACTGAGTGGATTAACATGAATCTTATTGCAGGCGGCagtacaaatattttacttcctTTGACTCAG GCAATGGAGATGTTATCTGATACCAAAAGCTCTGTTCCTATTATCTTTCTCATCACCGATGGCGCCGTTGAAGATGAGAGACGCATTTGTGATGTTATGAAACATCGCTTGATGGATAAGAGAAAAATGTTCCCACGAATTTATACATTTGGGATAG GTTCATTCTGTAACCATTATTTCCTTCGGATGCTTGCGATGATTGGCCGTGGCCACCATGATGCTTCTTATGATGCAG ATTCCATCGACGTTCGAATAGAAGGCTTATTTACTAGAGCTTCATCCATCATTCTGGCAAATATTGCCTTGGAGAATGTGGGTGATCTTGATGAATTTGAG GTGTATCCTTCTCGAATTCCAGATCTTTCATCTGTAAGCCCGTTGATAGTATCAGGGAGGTATCAGGGGACATTCCCTGATGCCCTTGCAGTTTCAGGAATCTTTGCAGATATAAGCAATTTTTCTGCAGACCTGAAAGTACACCATGCAAAGGACATACCTCTTCACAAG GTACAAGCAAAGCAAGAGATTGAACTACTCACAGCAGAAGCCTGGTTTGCAGAAAATAAGGAGCTTGAGACAAAG ATTGCAAAATTGAGCCTTCAGAATTCTGTAATTTCTGAGTTCACTCATTTACTCTTGCTTGAGACTGACATGGTGAACAAAAAACAG CAGGTTCCAAAGAAAGTTGATCCTCAAAGAGCTGAAGATCCAAAGGCTCAGAAAATAATAGTGAAACGGAACCTTGGAGTTGGTTTTGGCAACTTAACGGCTACAGCTGACAATATTCCGCCAGGATCTGATGAAACTAAACATCTAGAAGCAGCTGAGATTATAGTAAAGGCAGCATCTAACTGTTGTGGGAAACTCTGCGATTACTGCTGCTGCATGTGCTGTATTAAAGTATGCTCACGGTTGAATGACCAGTGTGCGGTTGTCCTAACGCAACTCTGCGGTTCCTTGGCATGCCTAGGCTGCTACACTTGTTGTGGTGCATGCTGCCCCGGGCAGGATGGATGA
- the LOC113692789 gene encoding uncharacterized protein isoform X2: MAEEFARAVEDGLRLSKRIYFGKDRAVAPPKPITPMDKTPQQMYLPTAVMIYAVIGDPAIVDNPDVPSYQPHVHGRCDPPALIPLQMNGVSLEVDCFLDTAFVTVSGSWRVHCVMGSRACDCRIVIPMGEQGSILGVEVEVPKKSYSTQLISMDDERNAEKGAKAEDVCFLKPHIFTLTIPQVDGGSNLSVKVKWSQKLSYHDGQFTLNIPFSFPDYVTPAGKKISKKEKIHLNVNCGPETEVLCKTTSHPLKELRRQAGQLGFSYESEVLTWSSCDFIFTYNISTSQMYGGALLQSPSLFDVDRREAFCFYLFPGNQSRKVFKKTLIFIIDISGSMRGKPLDDTKNAILSSLSKLDSEDLFNVIAFNGETYIFSSTLVPATTEAIEKVTEWINMNLIAGGSTNILLPLTQAMEMLSDTKSSVPIIFLITDGAVEDERRICDVMKHRLMDKRKMFPRIYTFGIGSFCNHYFLRMLAMIGRGHHDASYDADSIDVRIEGLFTRASSIILANIALENVGDLDEFEVYPSRIPDLSSVSPLIVSGRYQGTFPDALAVSGIFADISNFSADLKVHHAKDIPLHKVQAKQEIELLTAEAWFAENKELETKIAKLSLQNSVISEFTHLLLLETDMVNKKQVPKKVDPQRAEDPKAQKIIVKRNLGVGFGNLTATADNIPPGSDETKHLEAAEIIVKAASNCCGKLCDYCCCMCCIKVCSRLNDQCAVVLTQLCGSLACLGCYTCCGACCPGQDG; the protein is encoded by the exons ATGGCGGAGGAGTTTGCGAGGGCCGTGGAGGACGGCTTAAGGCTTTCTAAGCGAATCTACTTTGGGAAAGATAGGGCTGTTGCGCCTCCCAAGCCGATCACGCCCATGGACAAGACGCCCCAGCAGATGTATTTGCCCACGGCCGTCATGATTTATGCCGTCATCGGCGACCCGGCTATCGTCGATAACCCTGACGTTCCCAGCTATCAGCCTCACGTGCACGGCAGGTGCGATCCTCCCGCGCTCATTCCGCTCCAGATGAACGGCGTTTCGCTGGAAGTTGATTGCTTTTTGGACACGGCTTTCGTTACCGTTAGCGGCTCCTGGCGAGTGCATTGCGTCATGGGTAGCCGCGCCTGTGATTGTCGTATTGTAATTCCTATGGGTGAACAG GGTTCAATTCTAGGTGTCGAGGTTGAGGTGCCCAAAAAATCATATTCTACTCAATTAATTTCTATGGACGACGAAAGAAATGCAGAGAAGGGAGCCAAAGCTGAAGATGTGTGCTTTCTAAAGCCGCATATCTTCACTCTTACCATACCACAG gtTGATGGGGGATCAAATCTTTCTGTTAAGGTTAAATGGTCTCAGAAATTATCATATCATGATGGCCAGTTCACCTTGAATATTCCCTTTAGTTTCCCTGACTATGTCACACCTGCTGGAaagaaaatttctaaaaaggaaaagatacaCCTAAATGTGAATTGTGGTCCAGAAACAGAGGTTTTGTGCAAGACAACCAGCCATCCTCTCAAG GAGCTAAGGCGCCAAGCAGGACAGTTGGGTTTCTCATATGAATCAGAAGTTCTTACATGGTCAAGTTGTGACTTCATCTTTACGTATAAT ATTTCTACCAGTCAAATGTATGGTGGTGCGCTTTTGCAATCTCCATCACTGTTTGACGTTGATCGACGAGAAGCTTTCTGCTTCTATCTTTTTCCCGGAAACCAGTCTAGAAAG gtcttcaagaaaacattgataTTCATCATAGACATAAGTGGAAGCATGAGGGGAAAGCCTCTTGATGATACCAAGAATGCTATTCTTTCATCTCTGTCAAAGCTTGACTCTGAGGACCTATTTAATGTAATAGCATTCAATGGTGAAACTTATATATTCTCATCAACACTGGTGCCAGCTACCACAGAAGCTATTGAGAAAGTCACTGAGTGGATTAACATGAATCTTATTGCAGGCGGCagtacaaatattttacttcctTTGACTCAG GCAATGGAGATGTTATCTGATACCAAAAGCTCTGTTCCTATTATCTTTCTCATCACCGATGGCGCCGTTGAAGATGAGAGACGCATTTGTGATGTTATGAAACATCGCTTGATGGATAAGAGAAAAATGTTCCCACGAATTTATACATTTGGGATAG GTTCATTCTGTAACCATTATTTCCTTCGGATGCTTGCGATGATTGGCCGTGGCCACCATGATGCTTCTTATGATGCAG ATTCCATCGACGTTCGAATAGAAGGCTTATTTACTAGAGCTTCATCCATCATTCTGGCAAATATTGCCTTGGAGAATGTGGGTGATCTTGATGAATTTGAG GTGTATCCTTCTCGAATTCCAGATCTTTCATCTGTAAGCCCGTTGATAGTATCAGGGAGGTATCAGGGGACATTCCCTGATGCCCTTGCAGTTTCAGGAATCTTTGCAGATATAAGCAATTTTTCTGCAGACCTGAAAGTACACCATGCAAAGGACATACCTCTTCACAAG GTACAAGCAAAGCAAGAGATTGAACTACTCACAGCAGAAGCCTGGTTTGCAGAAAATAAGGAGCTTGAGACAAAG ATTGCAAAATTGAGCCTTCAGAATTCTGTAATTTCTGAGTTCACTCATTTACTCTTGCTTGAGACTGACATGGTGAACAAAAAACAG GTTCCAAAGAAAGTTGATCCTCAAAGAGCTGAAGATCCAAAGGCTCAGAAAATAATAGTGAAACGGAACCTTGGAGTTGGTTTTGGCAACTTAACGGCTACAGCTGACAATATTCCGCCAGGATCTGATGAAACTAAACATCTAGAAGCAGCTGAGATTATAGTAAAGGCAGCATCTAACTGTTGTGGGAAACTCTGCGATTACTGCTGCTGCATGTGCTGTATTAAAGTATGCTCACGGTTGAATGACCAGTGTGCGGTTGTCCTAACGCAACTCTGCGGTTCCTTGGCATGCCTAGGCTGCTACACTTGTTGTGGTGCATGCTGCCCCGGGCAGGATGGATGA